The Thermotoga sp. Ku-13t DNA segment AAAGCTCCGTTTCGGTGTGGCTCTCAAAGTTTTGCTCACCGTTGCTGGGACGGTGTTCGGAACCTACGCAGGAGTGCTGATCTTTTCGTTATTTTCTTCCTTGAAAATTTCTGAGATCTTGGCCGTCTCATCTGGGTTTGGTTGGTACAGTCTCTCGGCTGTCATAATATCGAACGTTCACAGCGCACAGCTCGGTGCGATCGCGTTCTTTTCCAACGTGATGAGGGAGCTGTACGCGATAGTTCTGACCCCAGTCCTTTCAAAGTACTCAAGAAACGCCGTGGTTTCGATCGCAGGAGCAACTTCAATGGACACACTGCTTGGTCCCATAAGTCACTACACAGATAGAGAAACTTCCCTACTGGCGTTCGCGCACGGTTTCATCGTAACGATGCTCGTGCCTGTCATGGTCAACTTGTTCCTTCTGTTTTCGCGCTGAGAAAATAAAAAGCCCCGCGTTCGCGGGGCTTGCGGTCCGGCTCAGTTTCTTGGAAAGACTATGAACTTGATGGCGGTTCTTGTTTCCTTGTCGATCTCAACATCGGTGAAAGCAGGAATGCTTACCAAGTCGATCCCACTCGGTGCCAGATAGCCCCTTGCGATGGCGATTGCCTTGACTGCCTGGTTCACAGCACCAGCACCGATTGCCTGAAGTTCAGCCCTTCCGTGCTCTCTGATCATACCTGCAAGCGCTCCAGCCACCTTGTTCGGATTCGAAGTTGATGCTACCTTCAATACTTCCATCGCTTCTACCTCCTTTTCAGCAGCCCTTTTAACCAGCGTTGTATTCAGCAAAGTTTTTCATCAAGGGGCCCACTGGCGCGCCTGGCAGGACTTGAACCCGCAACCATCGGATCCGAAGTCCGACGCTCTATCCATTGAGCTACAGGCGCGCTCCTCTGGGGTGACCAGCGGGACTTGAACCCGCGACCACCTGATCCACAGTCAGGCGCTCTACCGTGCTGAGCTATGGTCACCACGTCTGGCGCGCCCGGCGGGAGTCGAACCCACAACCCTCGGATTAGAAGTCCGATGCTCTATCCTGTTGAGCTACGGGCGCTGGAGCGGGCGACGGGATTCGAACCCGCAACCCTCGGCTTGGAAGGCCGATGCTCTACCGTTGAGCTACACCCGCCTTTACCATCATGTATTTTACTACGAGATTCAGAAAAATCAAGGTCTCTTTGTTAGGTTTCAAAGACCGCACGTCATATACGCTCCGATTCGCTCGCAACTCAACCGGGCATTTTGACACGGAAAGTGATAATCATTCATGCGATTCAATGAGTTTGTGCAGTTTTTTAAACCCTTCTTCCTTGCCCATGACCAGCAACGTATCTCCCGCAAGGATCTGTGTATCAGCCGTTGGATTAAAGATCGTTTGCCCTTGCCTCGTGATTCCAATAACCAAAATGCCTATTCTTCTAGGAAGATTCAGATTGGCGAGGGTTTTGCCAGCCAGAACGCAT contains these protein-coding regions:
- a CDS encoding lysine exporter LysO family protein; translation: MMALFLLSSVVVGVLVGRFTGFRLPDWSVNAVLYLIIFLVGLDLSKEKLRFGVALKVLLTVAGTVFGTYAGVLIFSLFSSLKISEILAVSSGFGWYSLSAVIISNVHSAQLGAIAFFSNVMRELYAIVLTPVLSKYSRNAVVSIAGATSMDTLLGPISHYTDRETSLLAFAHGFIVTMLVPVMVNLFLLFSR
- a CDS encoding stage V sporulation protein S, which produces MEVLKVASTSNPNKVAGALAGMIREHGRAELQAIGAGAVNQAVKAIAIARGYLAPSGIDLVSIPAFTDVEIDKETRTAIKFIVFPRN